The sequence AATCTGCCCCCTTGATATTTTTAGACATACCCTTTGAAACCTTTGTGTGCCCTACTTCTGAACAGCACTCTTTGCTTGTTTTCTAGCACCGGCATCCTCCAGATTATTTTCCGAATTAGGGAGTGGGTGTGGGATAGTTGGGGCACCAATATGGCCTCCACAATCATGTGCCAATAACATTGTGGATATCTACGGATTAGCTGAAGTTAAGCTGTAATAGCGGTTGAGGCCATGACATGTAAAGAAGCAGAAAGAACAATAGTAATAGAAATATCACAACCACAACTATATTtggtctatttattttttattttgaacaAGTATGGCTTCATTCAGTTTGATCTTTTCTGGATTGCTCTTCTCGTCTTAAACACACATAACACACCTCCATATAGCATACCTCTTCTTGGTGGCATCCTTATCGCAAGGGCTCTCTGTCGCTTAGTCATTATCCACTTCCTTCTTCTTGATCTCTAAGGCTGCATCCAGGGTGAAGCTGAGCGCGCATGCGCGCTCGTgctcagcgcgatcaaacacattgtgacaatgtgtgtcctgagtgcgcacgcacacacgtgcCCGTGAGCGCTGCACACCCAACTGCTTACCGAGACAAATTCTTTTGAATTTGTCTTGTGTGCCCTGGTCATgtgcacggttcagccaatgagggtgaaccactaACGTGACGTAAAAGgcatgccccccccgcccccccatgcTCGCAACTAGTTTGCCAGGAATCGCCTGGGGAATATGAGCGCCTGATGCGTTCCAGCGCACTCCCACGCTGGATGAGGCCTTACCCTTGCATGTGCTAAGAAATGTCAGAACAGCTCAACcacgttatagcgcgatctgctataacgcggatccgcttgtaacgtggctcccaatttaaaaacatctccaaggttattattattttttttaaagcaaaatgGCCTTCCGacttacctggcatctgcagctctctccctgcttcatcaggctgcatcCACGTGCACGGTGCACATCtccaagtttttttttataatattcaatgctttatttccaacggacacggacacacacacacagagttaagTTTAATAatagagtcaatgacatcacagCAATCCTATGGTGTAACAGGTGTTATGGTGTAACAGGTAACGAATAGCTACCAGTGTATGAAGGgccatgggttcgattcctgcatggtatgctaaaattattagtgtagggtggaggtgtgtgtctgttagcaataaaccattgaatgttattaaaaaaaaaaaaaaaaaaaaccttagagATGGGCGctgtggacgcagcctgatggagcagggagagagctgcagatgccgggtaagtcctcgcacgtGGCCATTTTGCTCTCCCAGTTATAACActgtctcattatgtggaccccgagccctgcgttataacagggttcagctgtatatatttacattactgtTCCGTATTGACCATTTATTTgcacgttttttttttcttttcttttggttGTGCACTCAAAAAGCAGCAGTATTTCCCAATACTCTAAATCAGGCAGTGCCCTGGTGCTAAAAAGCTCCGGAAACCTCCTCCTGCCTTCTGTAACgtgtggggaggaagggggaacaGTATGGCCACCGTAAACATGTTGCAGATATTGTGGATTTCTAATTGTTCTGCAAAGTTAAGCTGCCATAGGTGGAGGGCATATGACATGTTAAGAAACAGAACAATGACAGAAATAGCAGATCTCACCTTTTTACAGTCTGTGTAAGGCTCATGGGAATAAAGGCACGCAAAGGCTTAGcaaccttttgtggatctgggcttaaGAGATGTAACACATTTTTCACAAACTGCAGAACTtctgtacttaaaaaaaaaaaaaagtatttttcatACCATATGCATTGTCACCTCATCAGTAGTGTTACCATTTTGAGTACTAAGTTGACTTTGTAGTCTGGCTGTACTGTATTCACTCATTACATTATCTGATTTATTCATTTGACTTGTTAGCACTATCAGTTTGCACAAAATATGAATTTATAACTAATAACAAATATAGAAGGTATGTTTGACTTTAGTTTTTGGGCAAGAGTCCATTTTGCAATTATTTAAAGTTTTTGCAAAAGCCCATTTTTTTTTCGCAGTTTGTGAAAAGTTGGTGACGTTAATTCCTAAAATGGACTTTGACTATGCAGGAGTGCCCAAAAAGAGAGACATGTCCCAGCATTCATACAATTGTAACCATATCAATATAAAAATGATGGGAAGttatgtttctccccccccctgttatTTTAAGCAACtctcctgcatttactgtaattatatttttctgtaatctgagatagatagatagatagatatatatatatctatctatctatctatctatctatctatctctatctatctatataaataacaattctttaataagtaatgctttggagctctgaatgaactgttgcacgctctggagaatGAAAATGTAAATACGGACacattttgataaaaaaaaacaggtgtgttaagtgtatatatttttctatatgtaacggattttctgaaccTTTCTGACCCactcaatctcacattggcccctgtggtctaaccggtccccattacatggtcgtgtctagtggtgcacctgttggcaacaggactcctgagtctcccgtatGATGTGgtgtggggaatgtcaacccagacaggcagctgaggtagtgtgcgtgagtcctacctacatacagtgcagcgcctccacctcatcaggatctctgcgtccgcaaggagatggttctgatgaggaactcctctgtggtgccttcctctgtggagtaacttcacactcacacattggggttcttgtgaacaagggcatctttattgatgatataggcagactgccccttgcagcaAACAGTTTAGCCGCTCATCTTCTTTAGTACTTTCCCTTCAgaagatctgccctcccaatggagttggatcacctctcccctcaggaagatcaccacctgtgccaggtccctggacacagtgtaggccctgccagccttatTGCTGCAGGTCTGACTCCTTGCTGTAGAACCACTCTTGAACTATTAGTTAACACACTTGACCTCTCTCttgacacactaactttgggcagtactgtgtcttatataccaagggaatagctccacctcctgtgtcactaacaatggacacaaggtctgttaccactcccctcatgtacatatgacacctcaccagggtgtgacggcaaacctccatgattgatgctggcaaccctgtatatttaccaggcttactgccagcatgagagagaactgtataccatttttaacacatggctacatataataaacagggacctgagaccctggcagatatatattaaaTTACATATACGTGTGGTGGCAGTTGATAGATCTGATTACAACTGAATAAGAGGTTAACCAATTGAAAGTACTTTGTGCAGAAGAAAGGCGAGTTGGCTAGTGCAgctatgtgtattaaccctgattgcatatccAAGTCACATgcgctgttcgtgacagatggtatatggggattgaggggagatattggctatttgagggacctttgcggaagatggaaaaaaaaaaaaaaaaagttcagctTACAAGTTGTATATTAACCCTTGTCTCGCATGTCTTGTATATAacccaatgtcttgtatataatgtataccctgttaatttatgtaactgtatttgtaaccatgtattatttgtcttaactctatgcccaggacatacttgaaaatgagaggtaactcaattacttcctggtaaaacattttataaataaagtatGCAGGTCCTGTGCTCACAgatgtgccgtacgtgacactaGGGTTGGCACATCTCCGTTTTTATAATACGGGACACAGAAATCCACTATGAAAGTGTGATGTCAAAATGAGTAATAATGATTTGCACATGCTTCGAGCTGAATGGTATCTTTTGCTTGACAACTATATTGTTTGGTATTCAGCATCTCTGCTCTTGGCAGGGCGGGGAAAAAAATGGTGGGAGAAACTGTAACGCCTATCGGGTGGGTGTCATGGTATTACGAAATGTTAAGGCAGTATCCgaacattattttaataatttagtacGGTGACATCTATCGGAAAGGGTAACGTTCACGCACAAGTAGTAATCAATTACGTTTTTATGGCAGATTTCATTAATCATTTTAAGTTGCGTCATTAAAATACGGGACAGTTATGCATCCTGACAGACCTTTCtgggacaagtcaatgaaataaggggGGCACACACCTTGCAATCAATTCagttgaaaaaatatatagatctAACCACAATGATAAAATTCTGGTAATTAGGGACTTATCAATAAAATACAACAGATTGATATTTGTACCATTTATAGAAAATGAAATTCTGTCCAGTGAACAGGTTTCAGATATGTTTTAGACAACCCTATTGCCTTATTGGCCGAGCCTGCTTGTAGATCGCGTTATTAGTCCCTATACACAGGAATTTGGGCGGTGCAACGTATGATTGATTTTGTTGTCCTAAAAACTTTCATTTACTTGCATGATTCTTAAAAGAATTTACTGcaaccctcttctcccccccccccctccccccagttctTTAAATTAAACATGGCTTTGAACTACTTCAGGCTCTGACCACCTTTGAACTCATACAGCTATTAATATAACGCTATGGAGATCGCTCATTCTTCAGAGGCCAAGTTGTTCTGTCTCAGGTTGCTGGACACTTAAACCCACAGAAGACAAGTTAATAAAAGGGCTTAAGATTATCAACCGACGACACAGAAACAAATAATTTCATGTAAACGGGACTGCACCTTCAAAAGTTAGAGGACGCATAACAAAACAAAATTGTCAATTACAATGGGAGCAACTAAAGGGAATGTtcaaattacagggtcatttgTGTTATGAAGAGTCTTGATTTCTGTAAGCTTCATAGATCGTTTAAAAATGAATAaaggtgtacaggcataccccgcattaacgtatgcgaTGGGTCCAGCGCATGTAtgaaaagtgaaaatgtacttaaagtgaagcactaccttttctccacttatcgatgcatgtactgtactgcaatcatcatatacgtgcataactgatgtaaataacacatttgtaacaggctcggtagtctccccgcttgtgtacagcttcggtacaggtagggagccggtattgctattcaggacgtgctgacaggcaaaTGCGCAAGCTgccttttgcctattgggcgatatgtccttactcgtgagtgtccttaaactggggtatgcctgtacctacaAAAATTATGTAGGTAGCAAAGTCACAGATTAGTACCATCTAGCCATCCATCCATCCCAACGTTTGGCGCCAGTCAATTTTACATTatttccattaaaaaaataacagCCGTTTTGCTTTATTAACAATTTTACAACTGAAATTACAGCTGATTAAAAATACCATGCTTACTTAAATATTCAACCGAGAACACTGTGCACAAATAAAATATTACATACACAATACATTtcaggaagggggaaaaaaaaaaaaaactttcggTTTTTAATCtcaataaataaaacacaggCACTTCTACATTGAGACACAGAGCAGTCACCATTTTTAATAATCAAGGGGTGGGGTGGTTGTGAAAGACAATCCTTCAAGTTTAGGAATGAGGATTCTAAACTATATTCTTCATAACATACACATGTAGGAATgtgcaaacaaaaaaacactgtgtaagaaaaaagggggaaaaaaagaggaaaataaaaggtttgtttgtttttacagcAAGAATCTGCATCACATTGCTTTGTGGTCGCAGACTCCATGACAACAGAGGAGTTCAGAAAATGGTGAGCAAATGTAGTCTTCAATGATCAATAAAAAGGTATTTGTGGGGTGAATCAATAGCTCAGTAGTTATGATAGACAGTAGacgtttaaaaataaacattccTCGGGAAAATGATTACTACACAAAGTACATATATTCTGGAAGATATTAAAGTGAGGCAGAGACATTTTTAAAAGCCAAACTTTTTTACACAGGGCcgtgcccccgccccccccccccccccccccccattttttgtcTAATACAAGACATACAGAACATTTTTAAGGCTACAAAAGGGCCAAATAAAaatgcatcttttttttttatggcttATAAACTTAGCTAAAAAGGAGTTTAACTTTGCTGTGGACGAGGCAGATTTTCAGTCTCTTGTGGAAGTCTTAAGATAAATAATTACAATTAATTTTGGATAGAAAAATAGATTTTTcttgttataaataaaatatgaagGCTTCAATTACATAACAATTGTAATCATATTGTGGTGCGACATTTTTTTAGATCTTAACGAACGTGTTCCTGTCcaaaaaaacacatacaacaGACAGTCTTTGCTTAAGCATCTATTTGTCCTTTTCTTCTCCAAACATTTGCATCAGTTTTATTAAGCATTCCTATTTAACTCTGCTGTGTGGTCAGACTTTTTCCAGCCATGTAACACTGTGCCCTGTAAATACAGTTGCCCATCACATGTAAAAccatcacaatcatctaatacAAAAATCTGCCATACCATTCAAGTGTTAAAATGTAATTGGTAGCATTTGTCTGCAGCACATggccaaaaacaaacaaacaaaaaaaaaaaggctctCTCACCAAACTACACCTCCAACAAAAAATCATGTTGGGTAGTCTGAAAGAACAGATTGCAACAGGCCATGAATCTTCTGAATATAGCATGACAGATATCTCAATTTAGTGTTTTAGACCAAAAACAATATTTGCCAAGTTTACATTCTGTAAAACTACAAAAAAACGGAGTTGAAAAAGATAGAtggtgttttaaagcagcaaatctaCACTACACGGCTCACTTTCTTTTTAGCGTTtgttctactgtatatatttttttcgctTGCCTAAACTAACGGATTCCTCAAAGCTGCTCTATGGTCACTGATTATCAGAGAGTCCCTGGTTCCCAAGAGACGAAGACGTCTTGCCTGGTGGACTCAAATTGGTTATGGATTCAaggctccctcctgcagccaaaAATGTATGTTGCTTCCTCAAAGAAACTATCAAAAAAAGGTAAAAACTTTCCGCTCCGGAAACAGAGGCAGGATCCCAGAGGTCAGTGCACCACTGATGAGCTGTTAATCTAGAAAAACAAACTGAATTTTGGGGAATGGTTGTGGTGTaggtgattgctgctttaaacaactCTTACCTAAAAGAAAAGGTGTGCGAGACATAAACTTTAGAAGGTACAGTGATCTGACCCCGATTAGCTATTTGCACTCATTTGTTAAAGGTCCAACCACATGTAGCCAGACAATTTTTTTCTTCTAAAGAATAGAACAGGTCTTCTAAACAAATTGCACAAAGCCAATAGCACAGATTGACTGTAAATAATTTTCCTAAAAAATTAAAGCAAAGCCGAATTTCTAATGAGCCACTGAACGAAGTAAGTGTTTGGCAATTAAGGGTTTTCTTTATCCTCCTCAAAAGAGCCAACGAAGAAAGGATGGGCGAAAGAGTGGGCATCTGGCTGTTCAAACTCTTGCTGAACATAGTGAAATCAGACAACAAAAAAGGAGTAGCCAGCCATAACTTGTAAAAATGAGCCTAAAACACGTGCAAGATTTTggttataaaagaaaaaaaaatgcacacattGCCTAAACTTGTCACCGGCATTCGTTCACTCTGGGACGGATTGCACATTTAACACGGATACATTTCCTATTGGGTATTGTAATAATTACACTTAGAAAGGCCACTAGTGAAGAAAGAACTGGATCACATGTTTATGCTGCAACTATCATTAAAACCTCCGTACCTACAGTACTACTCATGCAGCAAGCAAGCTAATTGCAAACCAATGTATTTCTATGCCCATTGGCAGCACATGGGGTCAAGGACCATTGCTGTgatgttatgtgatgttatgcaTATGGTGAATTTAAGCACACTACAATGGTACACAATATGAAGAAAAGATGTGTGATTCTTTAAAGCATCAGTTGGAATTGCATGAAATTATTCCCCAGAAGCCATTATATCAATACACTGGACAGAATCATAAAGTCTACCAGGAACCAAAGCGTGTAAAATTAGAAAACATGTATGTGATCATTCACATTTACTGTAAGTTCACAGCAGAGGCGAATGGAGCACTACACAGTTGGACTGTACATCACGATGGAGACCTGACTACAGtaacttgaattaaaaaaaaatctcattttAGAAAGAAACTTTCCATCAAAAAAACTCACCAAATTAGTCAAAAGCCTGACTTAGGTCATTTGCTCTGACTGTGACACAAAATTCCCCCAATTACTTCTGCGTTGATCTGATGTTTCCGTTAAcctctgcgcacacacacgcgcacacacacgcgcacgcacacacctgaAAACAAAGTTCATGCATCTGCTCCATAGGAAATAATTTAAAGGAAAGGAATAATAAAACCTTCAAGAGTAAATTAAATATCCAGAAGACATTTACTTCACACCAAGCAAAGACCTTGGATTCGCattgggggggttatttatttaacaGCAATAGTGGGATTTTCCGTGCGATAGTGTCCCAATCTGCACTACCGCAGTTCAATGAATAACCGCCAAAGTCTATGAAACCATTTGTGTGACTAAATTGAAGACGTGCTACTTCCACAAGCCCTCACAACATCTTAAGTGCAAAATTATAAACCCTACTAGAGGCACATAACTTGTCCCCTTTCTTTTAACAGTTCAAGTGGGAGTCTTGCAACTGGGACCATATTTTAATCATTTCTTGAGGCTTCCTGGGATGGACCAATATTAAGTTTGTGTAGGAACAAATGTTTTTCTTGCGTTTCTCGTCTATATCAAATGTTTTAAACCCTTTGTGCTTCTCTGGAGCAAGGCCAAGTTTTTGAAGGCACATCCCAGTATACACATCATCAATAGGGTACAGAAGGACCCTGGAAGTTATATTGTACAATCGCAACGCCAGACTGCCAGAGTAGAGGAAGCCACCACCCCCGGCGTACGGAGGATAAGGACCATCATATATACTTTCAGGAATGTAGTACTTCAGCTTTTTATCTCTGTGAGGTCCAGCATCTTTAATCACATCCCCGATGAATAAATCTTTGGCTTTGTCCACAGCTAACGTCTTCAAGTAATCCAGGATCTGATGGGTATTCACAAAAACATCGTCATCTCCTTTAAAAATAAACTGGACATCTGCACAGGAATGGCTTACCCATTTGAGGAAGAGGACTTCTTTAAGAGTCAAATTGAAGAATGTGTCCCGATAGTCCCAGACAAGCATGTCATTGTGCACACTACTCTCGTATTTAATCATGTCTGAAAGGTCGGGGTAGTTATTCTCGGTTGGAGTGTCTCCCAGTAGAAAGACTCTTACAACAGTCATGTTATTCACTTTTAACTCTTTCCCCCAGGACTCCCTTATGGCTTGTCTTCTATCAAACTGTGGTGTAAGGGACTTGATAGCCAGCAGCAAGAAAGGCTTATCTTTGCACTTGTCTGGTTGGTCCACCACCAAAGAATAGTTCTTACATCTTAAATAATAAAGGAAATCTTTGAACCTGTCTGGCAAGTTCTGAAAATCTTTGATCTCCGACGGAACATTTACATCCAAGTCACAGGAATTCAAAAGGCTTGCATTGGAAGCTACCATTTCCTCGACAGTCACGTTATTAAGCAAGTTTAGAATTGGGTTATACAATCTATCCAACTTCTGCTGTTCTCTATTCCAATAGCATTGCCTGCAGTGCGTTTTCTCCAGAATTTGTCACGGGGTATTAATAGTTGACCTTTTGCATTTTTGTCCTGGCTGTCGCTTTTGACACTTCCACGATTACATAAATGAAGAAATTTACCATCATCAGTATCCCCACCAATTTTAATCTTCTCCTTCCAACATTCATTTCTCATACCTAGAAAGAGAAgaggaaaacaaaaagaaagaataaGACaactggaaaaaaaacaaaacaaaaactatTGCAACAATATTTGTTGCTCTTGAATGAATGCAGGATCCTTTTGCATGTAAGGAGAGAGCATGTAAAATACATTATGTATGGACAGACATGTGCGCTCTAGTATCACACACTTTGGTTTCTCCTCAAACTcctgaaagcaaaaaaaaaaaacataacaaaacaatGTGCCCTGTTTACAAAGCAGCAATGGAACAAACAAGGAGAGAGTGGGTATCATTTAAACTTTTAAAAGGGTAACCCCTCCAAGGCCCAATGACTAATTCCAGGGATTTAAGGGGTCTTATCTGAGTGATTgatacccccccccttttttttttaaccaaaaaacagagtatttttatttatttttacaagttAGACTTGGGAGAGGTTGGATTCCCTCGCATGTGACGTCACTGGGTGATCAGTAAGTGCTTGTATGGCCAGGATCCCCCACCCTcacctttattggctctctgataaggacagggtgcgATAAGGCGAAGGAAAACAGTTGATTGACAAAGCAATTCCCTATTCAGAGGCGCCTAAGAAACGCAACTGTCCGACTGGGTGGGATTTCAACTTTATATATGATGGGTATCTATAAAACGTACAGGAAGTGAAGCATGTTGCAGGAAAAGAGGGTCGGAACAAAAAAGGCCATGCTCTGAAGTTGGCAGGTGGAGGATCAAGGGCAAATGTAAGCACGGATTTCTGCACAGAACGGTGGTGGATACATGGATTACCTTCCAGTGGAGGTGGTGGAATCAAACAGTAAAAGAATTCAAAACTGACCGAGAGAGCCCCAAGGTATACCAAATATGGGGGGAAAGGACAAGGATCTATATGGTTCTGAGGTTTCACAGTAGGTAAAACTTCAATTAAAAAAATAGGCACACTAAGTGAACCAAACTATTATCTGCCATACATTTCATGTTTCTttataagcgctatgtacattaatggcgctataataaataaagacatacaatacaagaaaTTTCAAGCGAATGCCTTACAAATGTTCTCTTTTGGAAGGATATGCACTGTTGATGTCTGATCTCCTTTATCACGGCAAATGACCACATGTTAGTCTTCAAAAGGGACGGCACCTTTAATGGCATGTCCGGTTTAGTTTTGAACCAAGTTACTGGTATGCTCCAACAAGCTCTGCTTTTCCTACCACACTTTCGCCTAAGCCTTTCAACACCATGAGGACTTAAACACAGATTGTGCTAATCGGCCCCCCAAGTTTCATATGACACATTGCCCTAGTGCTTTTCATTTATCATAGCCAGCCAGCAGTTCCCCGGCTTATTCCACGGTTTACATACTGTGGACTTTAATGCCGCAATCCCACCAAAAAAAGTTCTAAACACGTACAAATTTTTAACTTGGTAAACGTGAAGAGCTGGGACTtgagggggttgatttcctctggctctGCCCTTGTGTGCTTATACAGCCAGCGCTCCCCTCTAACATATcttattggctctctgatcaAGAGGTCCGTCAataaagtgttttctttacccctaTCAAACACTACCCCCAATCGTGGTCCTTAAGATTCAGCTTGTATTTCATTTCCAAAAAAATGAAAGTAGCCAAACCTATGCCATCAGCATGTCCAGAATgctttaggcctgggacatagtaagcgcttaggtgctgctgctcgctcttgcttgctgccgctcgctctaccagagctttttgctgtcctggcagaggagacagcaagcgcgctttggaggcgggtatcactgtgtgtgtgttgtcacttggtagctgtcagtgtgttgtgtgtgtgttcacttg comes from Ascaphus truei isolate aAscTru1 chromosome 4, aAscTru1.hap1, whole genome shotgun sequence and encodes:
- the B3GNT2 gene encoding LOW QUALITY PROTEIN: N-acetyllactosaminide beta-1,3-N-acetylglucosaminyltransferase 2 (The sequence of the model RefSeq protein was modified relative to this genomic sequence to represent the inferred CDS: inserted 2 bases in 2 codons): MNVGRRRLKLVGILMMVNFFIYVIVEVSKAXSQDKNAKGQLLIPRDKFWRKRTAXQCYWNREQQKLDRLYNPILNLLNNVTVEEMVASNASLLNSCDLDVNVPSEIKDFQNLPDRFKDFLYYLRCKNYSLVVDQPDKCKDKPFLLLAIKSLTPQFDRRQAIRESWGKELKVNNMTVVRVFLLGDTPTENNYPDLSDMIKYESSVHNDMLVWDYRDTFFNLTLKEVLFLKWVSHSCADVQFIFKGDDDVFVNTHQILDYLKTLAVDKAKDLFIGDVIKDAGPHRDKKLKYYIPESIYDGPYPPYAGGGGFLYSGSLALRLYNITSRVLLYPIDDVYTGMCLQKLGLAPEKHKGFKTFDIDEKRKKNICSYTNLILVHPRKPQEMIKIWSQLQDSHLNC